DNA sequence from the Diorhabda sublineata isolate icDioSubl1.1 chromosome 6, icDioSubl1.1, whole genome shotgun sequence genome:
attaaaattaattctcGAGTGTATACATCATCCGATATGGTCAATAAAGATTTTGTTATAAACGCAGCATTGTTTCCTATACTGCAGAGGATTAATTGTAATCtagtttctatttttcttttccaattatCGGCCGTCGTTTTTGATTCTTCTATTATGTATTTTATCAATACTAATACCTGAAAttcaacaataaacaaaaattggtaaaaataattaaatgaggGGATGTAgtttatcataataataatcaataaaaaataatataaaaactaaaagtaGTCAGTATAATCAATGtgtaatagtaaaaaaatatttcataatgttATAGAAACATGCTTAACAAATTTTATACGAGTGCTAAtcgaaatttagaaaataaaaaagagatcACATCTCATCATAATCCATTATTCATTCCATATATATCTTCCAAATTAAACGTAGACTCCATTACTGTCTACTACAACGAAGAATTCGTCGACTACAATGCTCTGGAGTTtactatttcttatttttttaatagaccTCGTATATTCTACTTTTTTATTCTACCATATGTACTTTTGAACGGGTTTTTAACTATTAAGTAGGTTTATAAACCCCACTTATGACTTCAAATAGTACCATTGACACCTTGATGTTAGTGTGAAGTTATTTTTCTACCTTTATTGCACAAAATGGTTGGACCAACTTATTTTAGGCAATTTCAAGCaacagaatttttgaaaaaaaatttaacaaacacTCCATTATTATGAACTATATCCACCAAGTCGTTAGACATAATGCTCTGGAGTTTACTGTTCCTGATTTTTTGAATCGACCTcgtacaatatatttttttatactgaCATATGTTCTTTTGGAACAATTTTCAACTATCTAGCAGGTTTATAAACTCCACTGATGAAAGAACATatcttattttggaaaaattttcaactatctAGCAAGTTTAGAAACTCCACTGACGACTCCTACGACCATTGTCATATTCATGGTGATATGTGGGTAATTTCTTTACACATATTACACAAAATGGTAGGACTGtcttatttttgacaatttcaaataactaattctttgaaattgtgaataatttaacAAAACCTTGATTATTATGAACTATATCTACCAAGTCGTCAGAGCTTTGGAGCTTACTTTTCCTGATTTTTTGAATCGACCTcgtacaatatatttttttatatcgacaTATTATGttcttttggaaaaattttcaactattaaatAGGTTTTTGAATATCATATTCTAGGAATATCATCTCTTGGAGCAACATAAGAAAATGTACGATGCCATATTATAATAACCTAGGGCATTAGGTATATTTCATCAAAACATTCTTCTGGGGCTTACCTGGTCGGAACTAAGTTGTAGAACATCTTCAAAATGGTAATGTTTAGGTACGGCTTTATCTCTACCCTGCCATAGCTTCGGGCTCTTAGTTAGAGCGGTTAGGAAATCTAGAGCAGAAGCAGGACAAATGTGGTCAATCAAATCTTCTCTAAGTAAATAAGTCATGATATTATGTAGAATTTTCCAGCTGGCTCTTTGTAATACTAAAGATAACAACAGCGGAcgaaattgtaatttttgtttggaaaacAGTAACTCCatctataaaaaaacaaaaattgtaaaaaaaaaaacaaaaaatgtaataaacttACTTGTAGTTTATGTTTATCCGCGTTGGCTATTTCCATTTCGATTGCGGATAACCAATCAATAATCAATCCAGTATTTTCGGCCTTATTTCCTTCTTCCATCAACATTTTACCTAATTTTTCTCCTATTTCTTCGGGATGTGTACCAGAAACCTCCAATACTGAAGTTTTACTTTCCTCAACTTCCATTTTGTTATCTCTACTATGGATCTTGATGTACTGTTGCAAAACTACTGACACGCTGGTGTTTTTGTTCGgaatcagttttaaaaattgtgatgcaaaatttaatttttcttgaacATTCTGGCctatagtaaaaattaaacGGATTAATGTAGAGAATGAATTATACTGTAAAATTACCGGCAAGGTATAATTTATCGGGATTGATTTAATGAAATTGAAGATTAAAGTGGCCGTACTCTCTTTTGTTGTTACATTCTGAAAAACAAAAaccgaattttcaaaatcatttagaattatttcactttaattgcaaaaaaataattttatttatatattacctTAATTAATGACAATATAATCCTGTTTTTATCAAACTGATAATGCGGATTGAAcagattattcaaattttgaacaaccTCTGTGTCATTTGTGACAACCTCTTGACGTTTCAAACCGACTATCAAAGGTTTCTTGTTTTCAACGTCTACTTTTATTTCGGTATCTGGTATGACAGGTATTTGCATCTCTATGGACTTGACAAATGTTTCTCCACCTAAAACAACACAAGATTCGTCATTAAAAACATGTAAAAGTACAGGATATATATATCGAAATGTGTATTGAAAACCATAGAATCCTGAATCTCCTAGTGTTACAATATTGTATCATCTtcaaagtagttcaaatgtaccattgGATAATCCAGGTATTTCATGTTTCGAAAATACCATTAAATAAATCTTATATTTCAGGTTctaaaagtagttcaaatgtaccattaGATAATATATTTCATGTTTCTGAAGACATTAACAGATGTGAAAAGTTAAggtaatttaaatttaatagtCTTTGCACTTCCATTAAAGCCATCCTCGACAATTGTTCATTTTTGATGCCTAATACCAAACGAGTACAATTTGTCATTTCGAAATGTATATtggaaactaataaaaatttctatccaTGAGTTCGTTTTGGTTAAAACATTTTCAGTTGGCTACAATTTCAGGTCCAATAGAAGTGTAtatgtactttatttttttatagaacacAGGTTTTTAtggcatttttaaaaaatctataagacaaatttttagaaaaaaaatattttttagaaataaattgagtTTAAGTCGAAagtgacaaaaatttttaaagcattCTGAAAATTACTgttgttttcataaaattgatttttactctaaatgttgatgaaaatttgataaaaaaaagtgaaaaagtgaaaacccactagaattcaaaaaaattgagtcaCATTTCCATCTACAATATCTACTCATAGTCTCAACctaagaaaaaaagtaaaattcgtaattaaaaacatataaatttacATGTCACGTCAAAATGTGTAAATGTATATCATAAACAGTAAAATCCTTTATCTCATattggtttaaaaaaataatgatctaGAATAGAATAactaatttattgtattaactTCAAAATAGTTCAAATGGACCAATAAATAATCTGCTAATTTCGTATTATCAAAGTAGTTCAATGTACCATCAAACAATACGTGTAATTTATATCATCAGAGTAGTTCAAACATACCAAATATCCAAAATGTGTATCTTGAATTAacgtaatatatttttgtttttttcaaaattggtatTATTTACCTGTAGCTCCTCTTTTATTTTGCACCTCAACTAATTGGATCATGTAAGCCTTATCCAAGACTGAATCGACTACCAATTTTGGATCTAAAATTGTTGCTTTATCCAGAGTATGCAATAATTTACTAATAGAATTTGTTGGGATACCGAAAGATTGGATAAAGAGTACCAGTTTCGGAGGTTCTAATTTCTCTATAGCAGCGTCTACTAAATGTGGAACATTCGatctaaaaatggaaaaatcaattcTGTAAATgtgaaaagtaaaaatttattaagcAAATACCCTTTGGGGACATGCATCAACCCTATAacctatataaaacaaaaatgtttgttatagCCAACCcaatgacaaaaaaaatgtaatagtCAACCCACCTTATCATCCTAAGTTTCATCCAGTCGGGTAAATACGAGGTGGTTTCGGAAGTATCCGGTGAATAAGCTCTGGGATGTTCCATATTTTCCGGAAACCAGCTATTCAACAATATTTCGAACGGTTCGTAATCATCCAAAGGACCGTAAGTTAGAAGAACGATAGTAGCGTGAATGACGAGCGGTTGCAAGGGACACTGTTCTCCCGTAGCCCAAGAAACTATGACATACTCGTTACCATAAGTCTGATGGATGGTATAAGATTCTTCGGCATTTTCTTTTGCTTTCTGAGTGTATAAATAGAATATCTGTAATAAATTCTTCAAAGTAACGTTATTTTCGCCCGGTAAGACGTAGGATGCTACGCTGTGTCGCTCTATTATAACCGAAGATAAATCGGTTACCAGATCGTTAAGTTCAACGAATGATTCACTACAATCTTGCAgggataaaaaatttatgtaactAGAAACTCTAGCGGGGTTAGTTTCAATTTGGAGAGCTTGACGtagaaattgtattaaaatcggtttgattaaagaaaaatgtgcGAATTGGGTAACGTACTGAGTTAACCACAATGTATGATTTTCATCGGAAACGTCCAAGTCTTCTGTCGGCGCTAAAATCAAACACAAGCCTTTAGTAGCTTGAGTACGACTAGCACCATGTTCCGATGTTAACCTAAAATAATAAATCCAAGtgtaaaaatagtaaatcacAATGGTAACATCTATCGACCGGTTTCGATTAATTTGGATCTCATCAGGACAGTATGAAGGATTTTTTCACtatgttttatataataaagGTTATCTATCAATTGATTTGGTTCTCATCAGGGCAGTATACAGCATTTTTCTCACTATATTACATATAAAGAAGTTATCTATCAACCGGTTATGATCGATTTGGATCTCATCAGGACAGTGtaacacatttttattatatttacctCCTAAATAAATACTCGAGAACTTCGCAAGCTGTTTGAGCTTCATTTTCGTTAACAACATGCCTCAGATGAGCCAATAATTGACCATGTTTCGTTAATTTTTCGGCTGGAACGGTGGATAGCAAATATTCGCACAAACACTGCACTGGTAGCAGACCCAAAACACTTTCAGAACTATGGACCAATTCGGCTAACCACGGCATATTTGCCGTACCTTTGAAAGAAGAAAttagttgattgaaatatttggtTTAATTTCATCGTTACCTCCTTGTCGAGACATTATGTCCAAAAGAAAATCCGGATGACGAGATCTGCACAATAGATGTCCCAATTTATGAGAATTGTTGAGGATTTGTAGCTGATCCAAAACGTTTTGGGGAGGTCTTCGAGCATCCCCGGTCGGTCTTAGTTCCATGCATTGGGGTAGTAACAAACTAGTTTGTtcgtttatttctattttagtgCTAGCGGCCGCTAAATGAGATTCGAATTCGAGGATCAATTGTTTTTCAAGTGTGATGGTTTGTTGTTCTTTAGATTGGCAATCTTCGTCTATGGAGGTCATTGTTGGAGGGGGAAACGAGAAATGGCtgtaacaaaatattatctTATATTGGAAtgtgtttaataattgttaagCTAGTGTTGAAGGATAACGCTTACGTCTATTTCGACTAGGGAAATTCATGGTTAATAACTACCGCCTTGTTTAGTTGtggaatttaaaatatttttcttcattgtaAAGATGGGTAGAATTTTAAATAACTGCGAAACTGTTATTCTGTTGTATTAGttactttttcttcatttttcttattttaactgtttatcagctcatttttatgaattttcggttatttttcaatattttagctagctaacttttgaatcaatatcattatttaatattttccctTTATAATGaacattaatttgaaaatttaataataaacttttcttttttccttAGTACCTACTGTAttagataattcaataaaaaatcatgATAATAATGAGTATTTTCAtcttagataaatattttttaggacATACTGTATTAATAAAAAGTACAATCAAATCAAtcatatgaaatgaattttaaattatttaccaGTTAAGTagcaagaaaaaaattgttaatcgAATATTTCTTTACACTCACTTTGTAATACACATTTCCATGAACATCTTCAATGTGGCATACTTATTCCAAGCCAAACTACCCAAAGTTAAGGGATTATGAGCGGCGAGAATCAACAATATCATCCAAACTCTCCAATACAAAGCTGTAATAGCCAATTTTGGTGGAACATACCCTACAGGTAAAGTAAaattttccggataattataaCTGCAtaaattaaagaagaaatcgattatttcaattttgtccACAATTAGAGGAGGCGCACAATCCAACGGTAAATTAGCAGCACGTTTTATCAGTTGATCAGTTATTTCAATCACTTCTTGAGCACTTATAGGATGTTCTTTCGATATTCCTATCAACAGGATTCTCAATAACGTCGCTTGTAGTAGCGGAACTTCACTagttaacctcaaaaataaattcctcTCGTTTTCTCCAGGCCAGTTATCTATTTTACAATATTGTTCGGTTTGTTCTAAGAACAATATCTTGTGTAACACGTGAGCAAAATCGGTCACGTTCGGCCTGTATATCCTCAAAGCTGAATCGTGTAACCAAGTAATACATTCCCTTTGTATATTCGCTACTTGTAATTGAAAAGTCTTTAAAACTTCGACGTCTCGTTTACTTTGCGTCGTGGCATCTCTAACTTGAGGATTGACGCATAGTAGCATACACATACAAGATAAATCTGCTAGAGACAGGAAAATTCTTTCTCTGAATTCGTGGTCGCGAACGCTGGTGGCAAAATCTTTTCGTTCTCGAAGTAAAGCATGTACTATGGTGAGAAGATTCAATTCGTGTCTTAATACTCggtttatttctttcaaaagaGCCCTCAGGGATCGAAGGTAGTCATCCTTATTCAAGAGGAGTTCCtaaaaatgaattacaaaattattgcaCTATAATATGAAGTTATGAAGTGGATATCAATTTTGctgaaaataaatagaagttCTCCAAATCTATAGCACTTGGGGAAAATCTGGTACctctattatattttatttcatttttaaactaagGTTGAATTAATTACAgtaattattgtataaaattttaggAAACCACTGTGTATACAACATTCAGAATAAAGTGGTTAGTTTTTCCACTATTTCccatgaaaattatcaattttgcTGAAAATAATTAGAACTTCTCCAACTCTTTAGCACTAGTGGTAGGACCTGGTACCTCtgttatcttttattttattttaaaactagaGTTGAATTAACTGCAGCAaattttttcgttaatattaataataagtaattactTACCAAACATATATCAGCAAAAGCATCTGCACTTTGATCTGGGGCTACTTGAAACAAAGCTCCAActactatcaaattatttgtattccTAGCATTGCTCAGTTCGTTATAAATGGTATACTTCAGCAGTGGATATAAGTTTTCCGGAAAAGAAAACACCATCTCTCTCAAACAATTGTTAAAGTAATTAACAATTGGTTTATTCTTCAATCTCAATTTACTCAATTGTGCAATAACCTCCAAATCTCTTTGAGAATTAGCTGAGCAATTATAACACAAGTAAGCTAGCAACTCTTGAGCGGGTTTCATTAATTTGTGGTTGTGTAACCACGTTTCAATACGAGAAACAGCTATAATTCGAATCTCCACTAAACCGCACGCAGTACTCAAGAACCTAACGAAATTTTTAGTAATTGCTTCAGGCTGTTGTCTCCTTGCTAGTTGTTCTTTTATTGCCTCGAGGACTATTTGTTCGACTTTTTCCTGAGATTGAGTAAACCTCGGATATACTTTTATTGGCCAAGAGTCTACCGTTATCTTCTGTTCACTAAAGACTATGATTAACAATACATTCAGATCAACAGcaattcaaatattgtaaaacatataataatacagcaaactaaaataaaaattaatcagcTACAATATTGGTATATAAACAcattcaaatgattattttacttagctgattaatttcatgtttagCTTGTTAGactataaaagtttattataaaagacaatattttaatgtttaaatgagaaatattcaattttaccTTCATCTTCGTCGATACTATTAATAGTTAAAGGACTAGATGTATCCCTTGTCGCTGATGTCCAAGTTTCTGATTTTAATAAGGAAGAAGAAGGCATTTTTGTATTGAAAGCCGTAATTATATTATCTACAAAAGGTTTACAAAATGGTGCATCAACGAAAACTCTATCTCCAACTGCATCTTCCACATATAACtgaaagaaattaacaaaagattttccttttttaaacaaattgtaTTAGTTAACTCACTTTTACAAAAACTTCTGGCCAATTACTAATGTCTGAATACGCATGTgctaataaatttaaaaataactggTGCACTTGTGGGTTACACCTATTAGTGGCTTTCAAACCAGCATTAACATCTCTTCTTAGTATACTCAACATTGCAGTAAAAACCAATTCGTTGGTAAAAATCGACGGTTTACAAcaacttattaaaaataaagttgaatACACTACTTTACAAGGTTTTGATCTCTGagttttaagattttttataaCACCGAGGATATAACCAACctgaaattataacaaaaatattcctcaatagaaactatttttaatcgatattaagaaaaaacatacTGCTTTTTCTACGTTGCCGCATGTTATCTGATTAATGACAGTTTCAAATACTTCTCCAGAATCACCTTCAATTATTTGCGACTCCCATGGTTCAGCACCCATCTGACTGCCTGTCATTCGATCAATTGGTAGTAAACCAGAGCTTGAAGCGGCATTAAGACCCCCTCGGGATCCGGGTATGttgactttaatttttttcgacgGATTACTTTGAGATAGACTTGTAGAAGATGCATCTCTTTTAAGTTTATCGACAGGggctaaaataaaatattttaacgattaaaatttaatgagaGAAGTATTAACCTTTTCCTGAAGTTCCCGCAATATGAGAGCTACTAGTTTTTGGTAAAGGAACGCTTCTTTTTGGATCATCCCTAGGAGCAGATTGTTTAGCTCCGAGAGCGATAAAAGAATCTGGTAATTGTTGGGTTATTTTTGATTTCGGACCCCTTGTACCCGATCCACCTTTGATTCTATCCATACTTTTATCTTTTATACATACACTTTGTGTTATGAAAACATAACCACACTATTGACGAAGTTTCTGTTGTCCAGTTCTGTGGGTGTATATAACCTATTTAAACatgttcaataatatttaaaaaaaaaataattaagataaAATACTCTTTCATTTAAcgattattaatcaaaatttctcatttgGCTAAATAAAGACGAAAAATTAGATAAGTAATTTATTTGGTATTATAAATGAATTCATATTTCTCAATAATCTAAATGACTTGACACTTCGTTCAATACGCACTCACAACCATGTTCCACTTAGTTCCAAACTTTACAATCATAGACCTAAGAGGAATGGATTTTGAAGCACTCTATTTGTAATAGTAAAATAGTGATTATTCATTCCTTCTAGAGTATCCCTTATcgcatcaaaaaataaaatttcgctAATTTTTTCATCGCTCACTTCGAACCACTTGACATGGAATATCGTAGTTATTATATGGAACGGCGTACGTTTTGAATACTTAGTGAAACGCACCCACTATTTTGATCACATGATTTTTAAGTTGACTtaattctctctctctcattCATAAGAAGTATGAGTCAATTTTCCATAGAAAACATGTCagttaaaataacaaatttataggAGGGATGTATTCTCAATGTTgtgattattaatttatttgattcattataataacgaaataaagtagatttaaaaaatgggAACGTTTGTTCCAgcaaatgttatattattatcgtGTGGTTCTTTCAATCCACCTACGAATATGCACTTGAGAATGTTTGGTAAGaggaattattttaatatatttattataaaataaattgtttatcaacagaaatgatgaaattatattgGTATTTTAATATTCTCAGTTTACTTTAACAATTGTTACTGACTAATTTCCATTTAAGAAATTGCTAGGGATCATCTGAATCGTATGGGCCAACAAACCGTACAAGGTGGTGTAATTTCCCCAGTTCATGACGCATATGGTAAAAATGAACTTTTATCATCAACACATcgattagaaatgttgaaattagctTTAGAAAATCATGATTGGGTTAGGTTATCGGATTGGGAATGTGGACAAGAATCTTGGACAAAAACGCGACAAGTATTACATTATCATCAAgtaattatattaatgaatatgtAGCCTTACTTTCCTataactaactttttcagaatAACGTAAATGCAGTtgtgaatcaaaattttaatggtaattatgatataaatgaaaatgagtTAAAATGGATACctgtaaatgtaaaaaatggtgGTACCGGACCAGTTACCGTTAAATTACTCTGTGGAGCAGATCTATTGGAATCATTTGGTACTCCTGGCTTATGGGCCGAGGAAGATGTAAGtaaaacataattataatatattgatatGTTTGTTAGGGTAGTTTTGATGATAAGCTTGAGTGTTTGAG
Encoded proteins:
- the LOC130445320 gene encoding integrator complex subunit 1, which encodes MDRIKGGSGTRGPKSKITQQLPDSFIALGAKQSAPRDDPKRSVPLPKTSSSHIAGTSGKAPVDKLKRDASSTSLSQSNPSKKIKVNIPGSRGGLNAASSSGLLPIDRMTGSQMGAEPWESQIIEGDSGEVFETVINQITCGNVEKAVGYILGVIKNLKTQRSKPCKVVYSTLFLISCCKPSIFTNELVFTAMLSILRRDVNAGLKATNRCNPQVHQLFLNLLAHAYSDISNWPEVFVKLYVEDAVGDRVFVDAPFCKPFVDNIITAFNTKMPSSSLLKSETWTSATRDTSSPLTINSIDEDEVFSEQKITVDSWPIKVYPRFTQSQEKVEQIVLEAIKEQLARRQQPEAITKNFVRFLSTACGLVEIRIIAVSRIETWLHNHKLMKPAQELLAYLCYNCSANSQRDLEVIAQLSKLRLKNKPIVNYFNNCLREMVFSFPENLYPLLKYTIYNELSNARNTNNLIVVGALFQVAPDQSADAFADICLELLLNKDDYLRSLRALLKEINRVLRHELNLLTIVHALLRERKDFATSVRDHEFRERIFLSLADLSCMCMLLCVNPQVRDATTQSKRDVEVLKTFQLQVANIQRECITWLHDSALRIYRPNVTDFAHVLHKILFLEQTEQYCKIDNWPGENERNLFLRLTSEVPLLQATLLRILLIGISKEHPISAQEVIEITDQLIKRAANLPLDCAPPLIVDKIEIIDFFFNLCSYNYPENFTLPVGYVPPKLAITALYWRVWMILLILAAHNPLTLGSLAWNKYATLKMFMEMCITNHFSFPPPTMTSIDEDCQSKEQQTITLEKQLILEFESHLAAASTKIEINEQTSLLLPQCMELRPTGDARRPPQNVLDQLQILNNSHKLGHLLCRSRHPDFLLDIMSRQGGTANMPWLAELVHSSESVLGLLPVQCLCEYLLSTVPAEKLTKHGQLLAHLRHVVNENEAQTACEVLEYLFRRLTSEHGASRTQATKGLCLILAPTEDLDVSDENHTLWLTQYVTQFAHFSLIKPILIQFLRQALQIETNPARVSSYINFLSLQDCSESFVELNDLVTDLSSVIIERHSVASYVLPGENNVTLKNLLQIFYLYTQKAKENAEESYTIHQTYGNEYVIVSWATGEQCPLQPLVIHATIVLLTYGPLDDYEPFEILLNSWFPENMEHPRAYSPDTSETTSYLPDWMKLRMIRSNVPHLVDAAIEKLEPPKLVLFIQSFGIPTNSISKLLHTLDKATILDPKLVVDSVLDKAYMIQLVEVQNKRGATGGETFVKSIEMQIPVIPDTEIKVDVENKKPLIVGLKRQEVVTNDTEVVQNLNNLFNPHYQFDKNRIILSLIKNVTTKESTATLIFNFIKSIPINYTLPVILQYNSFSTLIRLIFTIGQNVQEKLNFASQFLKLIPNKNTSVSVVLQQYIKIHSRDNKMEVEESKTSVLEVSGTHPEEIGEKLGKMLMEEGNKAENTGLIIDWLSAIEMEIANADKHKLQMELLFSKQKLQFRPLLLSLVLQRASWKILHNIMTYLLREDLIDHICPASALDFLTALTKSPKLWQGRDKAVPKHYHFEDVLQLSSDQVLVLIKYIIEESKTTADNWKRKIETRLQLILCSIGNNAAFITKSLLTISDDVYTRELILMIYMSVPYSLQDGMELNVETCSDIFNKNCPSTIDEISHCLLSSIASTPRNKDWIKKSQDLELCARKLAATHPLLVLRQLPMLAGSLKGRAQYDWGVLKSRGHFLLFGQVLGLMELLQPYIFDQTATLCELLDSYFLLLQFHGNGKDLSILITRLVSFVQNWMMRDVKGASKYLQAHGTLLHDIQFSQPGIRPLLSSVSLPVADQLGPTEILVGTVTPPVPVTHPQHWKQLKTALQSQDNFSALQELDHITNKKPQWLEEVSQYLCTSISSPNGHIRSLALLLIIRWLKHNPKAANEALPAVLACLDSNNGDVVESVLDRLPELVAVMQEYAKIILTRVFQLGTKSAVNTMTGIMKSLNLLNLQYGC
- the LOC130445325 gene encoding nicotinamide/nicotinic acid mononucleotide adenylyltransferase 1 isoform X2, translated to MGTFVPANVILLSCGSFNPPTNMHLRMFEIARDHLNRMGQQTVQGGVISPVHDAYGKNELLSSTHRLEMLKLALENHDWVRLSDWECGQESWTKTRQVLHYHQNNVNAVVNQNFNGNYDINENELKWIPVNVKNGGTGPVTVKLLCGADLLESFGTPGLWAEEDIEEIVGMHGLVVISRSNSNPAEFIYNSDILTKYMSNITIVTEWITNEISSTRVRRALRRNESVKYILPDRVLDYIYKNSLYGSQKTTLSTTCMSSLVDIFL
- the LOC130445325 gene encoding nicotinamide/nicotinic acid mononucleotide adenylyltransferase 1 isoform X3, yielding MGTFVPANVILLSCGSFNPPTNMHLRMFEIARDHLNRMGQQTVQGGVISPVHDAYGKNELLSSTHRLEMLKLALENHDWVRLSDWECGQESWTKTRQVLHYHQNNVNAVVNQNFNGNYDINENELKWIPVNVKNGGTGPVTVKLLCGADLLESFGTPGLWAEEDIEEIVGMHGLVVISRSNSNPAEFIYNSDILTKYMSNITIVTEWITNEISSTRVRRALRRNESVKYILPDRVLDYIYKNSLYGSQKTTQS